A genomic window from Silene latifolia isolate original U9 population chromosome Y, ASM4854445v1, whole genome shotgun sequence includes:
- the LOC141628193 gene encoding uncharacterized protein LOC141628193: protein MGDSRVAAVDRSLATREECIKVLQFHLKRAQDRMKVQSNKGRTDKKFNVGELVYIKLQPYKQMSVVYRSCAKLSPRYFGPFQIMQRIGEVAYKLQLPETSKIHPIFHISQLRKHEGPPPESISIPEVDNLQQLVAEPVAILGRKLAREGNGAKVHLLIQWSNSGPDDATWEPYDEIARCFPEFNLEA, encoded by the coding sequence ATGGGGGATAGTAGGGTGGCAGCTGTGGATAGGAGCCTGGCAACTAGGGAGGAATGCATTAAAGTGCTGCAATTTCACTTGAAAAGAGCCCAAGACAGGATGAAGGTGCAGTCTAACAAGGGGAGAACTGACAAAAAATTTAATGTTGGGGAATTGGTCTATATTAAGCTTCAGCCCTATAAACAAATGTCTGTGGTTTATAGGTCATGTGCCAAGCTCTCTCCCAGATACTTTGGGCCTTTCCAAATAATGCAAAGAATTGGAGAAGTAGCCTATAAACTCCAACTTCCGGAGACTTCAAAAATACATCCTATATTCCACATTTCACAGTTGAGAAAGCACGAAGGGCCACCACCAGAAAGTATAAGCATTCCTGAAGTGGATAATTTGCAGCAACTAGTGGCTGAACCAGTGGCTATATTGGGCAGAAAACTGGCTAGAGAAGGCAATGGAGCAAAAGTGCACCTCCTAATTCAATGGTCTAACAGTGGTCCTGATGATGCAACCTGGGAACCTTATGATGAGATTGCAAGGTGCTTCCCTGAATTCAACCTTGAAGCTTGA
- the LOC141628194 gene encoding uncharacterized protein LOC141628194: protein MEIREALLEVGEADNDCKIRSEAKSLAMNELGNFEFTVSIVICYEILYFVNEVSKHLQRKDMLIDVAILQVKALISTFEKYRENGFSKALDTAKQIANDMNIDPCFPKRREIRRKKQFDESSDDSSRISEEESFRIHYFLYLIDQAISSLKKRFEQYKEYENIFGFMFSTDKLCSVDDSMLESCCINLENALKSKDESDVDGHSLYLDLKFFKEFIPKEKMGLLEIIKLMKKVGDCFPNAMTAYRILLTIPVTIASAERNFSKLKLLKSYLRSTMSQDRLNGLAMITIENNLLEKFS, encoded by the coding sequence ATGGAAATTAGAGAAGCTTTGCTTGAAGTTGGAGAAGCGGATAATGATTGTAAGATTAGAAGTGAAGCTAAATCTCTAGCAATGAATGAACTTGGTAATTTTGAGTTTACTGTGTCAATAGTTATTTGCTATGAAATATTATACTTTGTTAATGAGGTTAGTAAACATTTGCAAAGAAAAGATATGCTCATTGATGTTGCTATTTTACAAGTGAAGGCATTAATTTCAACTTTTGAGAAGTATAGAGAAAATGGTTTTTCTAAAGCTCTCGACACTGCCAAACAAATAGCTAATGATATGAATATTGATCCTTGCTTTCCTAAAAGACGTGAAATCCGAAGGAAAAAACAGTTTGATGAGAGCTCAGATGATTCATCGCGAATATCCGAGGAAGAATCGTTTAGGATTCATTATTTTTTGTATCTTATTGATCAAGCAATATCTTCACTCAAAAAAAGGTTTGAACAATACAAAGAATATGAAAATATATTCGGGTTTATGTTCTCCACTGACAAGTTGTGCTCTGTCGATGATTCAATGTTAGAGTCTTGTTGCATTAACCTTGAGAATGCACTTAAAAGTAAAGATGAGTCTGATGTTGATGGTCATTCATTGTATTTGGATCTGAAATTTTTTAAAGAGTTCATTCCTAAGGAAAAGATGGGTCTTCTTGAGATAATTAAATTGATGAAAAAAGTTGGTGACTGTTTTCCTAATGCAATGACAGCTTACAGGATTTTGTTGACGATTCCGGTCACCATCGCATCTGCTGAACGAAACTTTTCAAAGCTCAAGTTGCTGAAATCATATTTGCGCTCTACAATGTCTCAAGATCGACTCAATGGATTAGCGATGATAACTATCGAGAATAATCTTTTGGAAAAATTTAGTTAA